The proteins below come from a single Paramormyrops kingsleyae isolate MSU_618 chromosome 25, PKINGS_0.4, whole genome shotgun sequence genomic window:
- the pcm1 gene encoding pericentriolar material 1 protein isoform X4: MATGGALFDDSAEDQDLANWATSNGGLGLEDRLNNMDWGTQQQKKANRSSEKNKKKVAEAAESLLTNSISPESTPGAGRRQRARTPHSYATQMSVPEQAELERLRQRINFTDLDQRSIGSDSQGRVTAANNQRQLAENKKPFNFLPLCVNTNNSKQPTSATLATASVGKDSSVQRKDSSRLERGSPISDGRGEAGIDSRQVVTKLVQIRDCIRKASSMRDDLAEKADVPANVEHLSHLIDHLKEEEKSYLRFLQKTLAREDDLRALASPGGTSLLADLTPLNAESGHSAGRDVLRMLGAKEDLENPRKKQDLLKKYLEQHEELRALKSRQTALMSIQSNMPQMPPLDDTVVTETTGSVSGLSITSELNDELNDLIQRFHNQLHDTQTKTVPDNRRQAESLSLSREAARGRHTLASAKRATLQQLQDKKETMDKILQELHTLRDQTLNNNPCRGGPILSQRSTDQRTSLSGGRSMGFGRDGGSHVTSGLESSGSYAEGNISPGAKLRKYSSWHYCASRKLKEVHTRLNELRELVQYYEQTSDMMVDAVNENIRDEDEEDSQDGSIFETIFDSEHDNHEPVTNISRNPPGNWMDVNSLTNGRASNNHDGRLNTDCEINNRSAANLRSFNIPSVIECQYNRDRPFEEVKDGNEEEDEDDEALGDEDDEVARHGDSEGSASSRRSSLDEDAEFAQKVHRLQTAKEKLRHLQELVTMVQSDDTDGTVANEDEGPSQRPNNAPESVKVSPPEVAREELYQARLREQQQELRRLQEERLRLMEIQGKIQDLQWACPDLQSSVSSTSDQGPRKVPAAASTPAVGPTTSSAATATLDLLKPKTDASAPDKELWSEMQRRRFQREELRQRRKQLESLMAEHQRRSGLGRAGLPPDERTMATWGGSTPSHLNEDDEGYPSEMGDEEEEGDYSSNEDVSYPGRKSKAYNGRTSRNSGPKASKPPPVHSSGHPASGSGSQPRLQRQAGGPGGTRRQENLRWASECSFKEGRSHWQEQVGQLKKQLDFSTSMCHTLMQDQQTLSYMLQSLITSPYNMLPGNLGSPQVHLLMHQLNQCYTQLAWQQTNVQRLRHALDELLRQQQQPQPSQQPQQGTPSASGGPFLPFSLLSMPGLAPFSPLPSGFGFDPTFPPGGPSFTKTPVQQAGGEQQQTPADHNASNKTDYMGFSQAFDRASASVMDTWTQKDGEGGTPSQRSGQQPHPHAPMAHGSLESLSSMPDPSDPTTVTKTFRSGGKASAQASLASRDKTPGSKGRRRRGKGHTKIKGPDSDAGSSGSELSQGLASHSRSKEPDQDLLDRLTRKKLDGKSSELKANEISSACSWRASVHSNSFACAEAQDTSSDLSLFEALRETIYSEVAALISQNESRPHYLIELFHELQQLSTDYLRQRALFSIQDILRRHQAEGKAAKERSLFQGPVDWAATSNLELTPSESLATSDTDGSEKNGVKLTLSTKRNDAESLDNESNQSTPSNHFAKNDLGTTVIHLDKALARMKVQDHSQQQAEGPTAMLTEGASESPDIHCPHIDTQQLDRQIKAIMTEVIPFLKEHMDELCSPQLLSSVRRMVLELTQHNDDSKEFVRFFHRQLGGILQDSLRKFAGQTLKECGEDLLVEISEILFNELAFFRLMQDLDASSRLGGKQKARMKAQATARKCPQAEEAKPQEADEPHSPASHDEDKDQDDTEREGPANNPQPNECGGSAGASDREEEDEDEDGTGLPLSISLSKAETQPLTNYGSGEDEGEEEELEEFETGPVDVQTSLQASHEVSCGQEQGANDVPENSSQEKLDESICSDAVKRSESIELTTVSPVMEEKQDGGASQVGGEGASVAGSAPAALGGTSPWSSPTCSPDTDSPVIINEHEVGSGNLSQKSDEDDFVKVEDLPLQLSVMCKEELQKRIAEEQLNNNLSAEILSTAVGETVLVGNSQALKEPETVGAQSA, encoded by the exons ATGGCTACAGGCGGGGCTTTGTTTGATGACAGTGCTGAGGACCAAGACCTGGCCAACTGGGCCACCAGCAATGGTGGATTGGGACTGGAAGACAGACTTAACAACATG GACTGGGGGACACAGCAGCAGAAGAAAGCCAACCGCTCCTCTGAGAAGAACAAGAAGAAGGTTGCTGAGGCGGCAGAGAGCCTTCTGACCAATAGCATCTCGCCAGAGTCCACACCGGGAGCTGGGCGACGCCAGCGAGCGCGCACCCCGCACTCATATGCCACCCAGATGTCTGTTCCGGAACAAGCAGAACTGGAGAGGCTGCGGCAACGGATCAACTTCACGGACCTGGACCAG AGGAGCATCGGGAGCGATTCTCAGGGCAGAGTCACGGCGGCAAACAACCAGAGGCAGCTGGCTGAGAACAAGAAGCCCTTCAACTTCCTGCCACTGTGTGTCAACACCAACAACAGCAAGCAGCCAACTTCAGCCACCCTGGCAACTGCCTCTGTGGGGAAAGACTCATCCGTGCAGCGCAAAGACTCCTCTCGCCTGGAGCGAGGGTCACCCATCTCTGACGGCAGGGGCGAAGCAGGGATTGACAGCCGTCAG GTTGTGACCAAGCTGGTTCAGATTCGGGACTGCATCAGAAAGGCCAGCTCCATGCGAGATGACCTGGCAGAGAAAGCTGATGTCCCAGCCAATGTCGAGCACCTGTCTCATCTCATCGATCACCTGAAGGAAGAAGAGAAGTCCTATTTGAGATTTCTGCAGAAAACATTG GCCAGGGAGGATGACCTTCGCGCCCTAGCATCCCCAGGGGGGACCAGTTTATTGGCAGACCTCACACCCTTGAACGCTGAGAGCGGACACTCCGCG GGCCGGGATGTCCTCCGCATGCTAGGAGCAAAGGAGGACCTGGAGAACCCCCGCAAGAAGCAGGACCTTCTGAAAAAGTATCTAGAGCAGCATGAGGAGCTGCGGGCCCTTAAGAGCCGGCAGACCGCTCTTATGTCCATCCAGAGCAACATGCCGCAGATGCCACCCCTGGACGACACGG TTGTGACTGAGACGACGGGTAGCGTGTCTGGCCTCAGCATCACATCAGAGCTGAATGATGAGTTGAATGACCTTATACAGCGTTTCCACAATCAGCTTCATGACACACAG ACAAAGACTGTTCCAGACAACCGGAGGCAAGCGGAGAGCCTGTCGCTTTCCAGGGAGGCAGCACGGGGAAGGCACACACTCGCCAGTGCCAAGCGTGCCACTCTGCAGCAACTCCAGGACAAGAAGGAGACCATGGACAAGATCCTGCAGGAACTGCACACGCTCCGAGACCAGACACTGAACAACAACCCTT GTCGAGGGGGCCCTATTCTGTCTCAACGTAGCACAGACCAGAGAACCTCACTGTCTGGGGGACGCTCTATGGGCTTCGGCCGGGATGGcggcagtcatgtgacctctgGATTGGAGTCCAGTGGCTCCTATGCTGAAGGCAACATCAGTCCAGGCGCCAAACTCCG GAAGTACAGCTCTTGGCATTACTGTGCAAGCAGGAAGCTGAAGGAGGTGCACACCCGCCTGAATGAGCTGAGGGAGCTGGTGCAGTACTACGAACAGACGTCCGACATGATGGTGGATGCCGTCAACGAGAACATCCgtgatgaggatgaggaagacAGCCAGGACGGCTCCATCTTTGAGACCATATTTGATTCGGAGCATGACAACCACGAGCCAGTCACCAACATAAG CAGAAACCCACCTGGCAACTGGATGGATGTGAACAGCCTCACCAACGGTCGTGCCTCTAACAACCATGATGGGCGGCTGAACACTGACTGTGAGATCAACAACCGCTCAGCAGCTAACCTGAGGAGCTTCAACATCCCCTCTGTGATAG AGTGCCAGTACAACCGGGACCGCCCCTTTGAGGAGGTGAAGGATGGCAatgaggaggaggacgaggatgACGAAGCCCTGGGGGACGAGGACGACGAGGTCGCACGGCATGGCGACAGTGAGGGCTCTGCTTCCAGTCGCAGGAGCAGCCTGGACGAGGATGCAGAGTTTGCACAGAAGGTCCACCGGCTGCAGACCGCGAAGGAGAAGCTGCGACATTTGCAGGAGCTGGTGACCATGGTGCAG AGCGATGACACTGATGGCACCGTGGCCAATGAGGACGAGGGGCCAAGTCAGCGGCCCAACAATGCTCCCGAATCTGTGAAAGTCTCTCCTCCCGAGGTAGCCAG GGAGGAGCTGTATCAGGCACGGCTGCGGGAGCAACAGCAGGAGCTCAGACGGCTGCAGGAGGAGCGGCTGAGGCTGATGGAGATTCAGGGGAAAATCCAGGACCTGCAGTGGGCCTGTCCTGACCTGCAG TCATCCGTGTCCAGCACGAGTGATCAAGGCCCCAGGAAGGTCCCTGCTGCGGCCTCCACCCCGGCCGTGGGTCCGACCACCTCCTCAGCAGCCACTGCGACCCTGGATTTACTGAAGCCCAAGACGGATGCATCCGCCCCAGACAAGGAG CTGTGGTCAGAGATGCAGCGCCGCCGCTTCCAGAGAGAGGAGCTGAGGCAGCGCCGCAAGCAGCTCGAGTCCCTGATGGCAGAGCACCAACGCCGCAGCGGCCTGGGCCGTGCCGGGCTCCCGCCGGATGAGAG GACAATGGCCACCTGGGGGGGATCAACACCCAGTCATCTCAATGAGGATGACGAAGGCTACCCCTCTGAGATGggagatgaggaggaggagggagactACAGCTCCAATGAGGACGTCTCGTACCCTGGTCGAAAGAGCAAGGCCTACAATGGCAGAACATCTAGAAACAG CGGCCCAAAAGCCTCCAAGCCTCCGCCTGTGCACAGCTCTGGCCATCCGGCCTCTGGTTCTGGGTCGCAGCCCCGGCTCCAGCGGCAAGCCGGAGGCCCCGGGGGAACTCGGCGTCAGGAGAACCTGCGCTGGGCCTCGGAGTGCTCCTTCAAGGAGGGCCGCTCCCACTGGCAGGAGCAGGTGGGCCAGCTGAAGAAGCAACTGGACTTCAGCACCAGCATGTGCCACACGCTCATGCAGGACCAGCag ACACTGTCCTATATGCTGCAGAGCCTAATCACCAGCCCTTACAACATGTTGCCCGGCAACCTGGGCTCGCCGCAGGTGCACCTGCTCATGCACCAGCTAAACCAGTGCTACACGCAGCTGGCATGGCAACAGACCAACGTGCAGAG GCTTCGCCACGCCCTGGACGAGCTCCtccggcaacagcagcagccgCAGCCCTCCCAGCAACCCCAGCAAGGCACCCCATCTGCGTCCGGGGGGCCCTTCCTGCCCTTCAGCCTCCTGAGCATGCCTGGGCTGGCCCCCTTCTCTCCCCTGCCCTCCG GCTTTGGTTTCGACCCGACGTTCCCACCAGGGGGGCCCAGCTTCACGAAGACCCCTGTGCAGCAGGCTGGGGGCGAGCAGCAGCAGACGCCGGCTGACCACAACGCCTCCAACAAGACGGATTACATGGGCTTCTCGCAGGCCTTTGACAGGGCTTCTGCAAGTGTCATGGACACCTG GACCCAGAAGGATGGCGAGGGTGGCACCCCTAGCCAGAGGAGCGGCCAGCAGCCGCATCCCCACGCGCCAATGGCCCATGGCTCCCTGGAAAGCCTCAGCAGCATGCCTGACCCCAGCGACCCCACCACAGTCACCAAGACCTTCCGCTCAGGTGGCAAGGCCTCAGCCCAGGCCAGCCTGGCCTCCAGGGACAAAACTCCTGGCTCCAAGGGCAGGCGGCGCAGGGGCAAGGGACACACCAAGATCAAGG GGCCGGACAGTGATGCAGGCTCTAGTGGCAGTGAGCTCAGCCAGGGTTTGGCCTCGCACAGCAGGTCCAAGGAGCCCGATCAGGACCTGCTGGACAGGTTGACTCGAAAGAAACTGGATGGCAAATCCAGTGAGCTCAAGGCCAACGAGATCTCCTCAG CATGTTCTTGGAGAGCATCAGTCCACTCTAACAGCTTTGCATGTGCTGAAGCTCAAG ATACCAGCAGCGATCTCTCACTGTTCGAGGCACTACGGGAAACCATCTATTCAGAGGTGGCTGCTCTGATATCCCAGAACGAGTCCCGACCACACTATCTCATCGAGCTGTTCCATGAGTTGCAGCAGCTCAGCACTGACTACCTGCGGCAGAGGGCGCTCTTCTCCATACAG GACATACTCAGGAGGCACCAGGCTGAAGGCAAGGCTGCGAAGGAGCGGAGCCTCTTCCAGGGCCCCGTGGACTGGGCTGCAACCTCCAACCTGGAGCTCACGCCCAGCGAAAGCCTGGCCACCAGTGACACG GATGGCTCTGAAAAAAATGGCGTCAAGCTGACTTTGAGCACAAAGCGGAATGACGCCGAGTCTTTGGATAATGAGAGTAACCAGTCAACCCCCTCCAACCACTTTGCCAAGAATGATTTAG GCACCACGGTGATCCACCTGGACAAGGCGCTGGCCCGGATGAAAGTGCAGGACCACTCACAGCAGCAGGCCGAGGGTCCCACGGCCATGCTAACGGAAG GTGCTTCCGAGAGCCCTGACATCCACTGTCCCCACATTGACACCCAGCAACTGGACAGGCAGATCAAGGCCATCATGACGGAGGTCATACCCTTTCTGAAG GAGCACATGGATGAGCTGTGCTCCCCCCAGCTGCTCTCCTCAGTCAGGCGAATGGTGTTGGAGCTGACCCAGCACAATGACGACAGCAAGGAGTTTGTGCGCTTCTTCCACCGCCAGCTAGGGGGCATACTACAG GACTCCCTAAGAAAGTTTGCTGGACAGACGCTAAAGGAGTGTGGCGAGGACCTGCTGGTGGAGATTTCAGAGATCCTGTTCAATGAGCTGGCCTTCTTCCGCCTCATGCAGGACCTCGACGCCAGCAGCCGCCTGGGAGGGAAGCAGAAGGCCAGGATGAAAGCCCAGGCCACAGCCAGGAAATGCCCGCAGGCGGAG GAAGCCAAGCCCCAGGAAGCAGATGAGCCCCACTCACCTGCCAGTCATGATGAAGACAAA GACCAAGATGACACTGAGAGGGAGGGGCCAGCCAACAACCCCCAACCAAATGAGTGTGGAGGGAGCGCAGGAGCCTCAGACAGGGAGGAGGAAGACGAGGATGAGGATGGCACTGGACTGCCCCTCTCCATAA GTCTGTCAAAGGCAGAGACCCAGCCCCTAACTAACTATGGCAGTGGAGAAGATGAGGGtgaagaggaggagctggaggagtttGAGACGGGGCCTGTCGATGTGCAGACATCTCTGCAGGCCAGCCACGAGGTGTCATGTGGCCAAGAGCAG GGAGCAAATGACGTCCCAGAGAACAGCAGCCAGGAAAAATTGGATGAGAGCATTTGCAGTGATGCTG TAAAAAGGTCCGAGTCCATAGAGCTGACTACAGTCTCTCCAGTGATGGAAGAGAAGCAGGATGGGGGTGCCTCCCAGGTGGGCGGTGAGGGGGCCTCTGTGGCCGGCAGCGCCCCGGCCGCCTTGGGGGGGACGTCACCCTGGAGCTCGCCCACCTGCAGCCCAGACACAGACTCTCCTGTCATCATTAATGAGCAT GAAGTTGGGTCTGGAAATTTAAGCCAGAAGTCAGATGAAGATGACTTTGTCAAAGTGGAAGATCTTCCCCTGCAGCTGTCAGTCATGTGCAAG GAGGAGCTTCAGAAAAGAATAGCTGAGGAACAGCTAAACAACAACCTGTCAGCAGAAATCCTCAGTACAGCTGTTGGGGAAACCGTTCTTGTTGGAAACTCTCAAGCACTAAAAGAGCCAG AGACCGTCGGCGCTCAGAGTGCGTGA